One Drosophila mauritiana strain mau12 unplaced genomic scaffold, ASM438214v1 Y_05, whole genome shotgun sequence genomic region harbors:
- the LOC117149962 gene encoding uncharacterized protein LOC117149962, with the protein KNVIAIIFTVIFLCLVFYYGIICYPLLYRDEKKYRFMDVSSTITAATSRSIQFIENYPNQKHHHTLA; encoded by the coding sequence aaaaatgtcatCGCCATCATCTTCACCGTTATCTTTCTCTGCCTCGTCTTCTACTACGGCATCATTTGCTACCCCTTACTCTATCGCGATGAGAAGAAATATCGGTTTATGGACGTATCGTCAACCATTACCGCCGCCACATCACGATCCATTCAGTTCATAGAGAACTATCCCAACCAAAAGCACCATCATACGTTGGCCTGA